One genomic region from Cucumis melo cultivar AY chromosome 9, USDA_Cmelo_AY_1.0, whole genome shotgun sequence encodes:
- the LOC103498183 gene encoding RNA exonuclease 4 yields MDHSLETSRHKCAACFRQFNKIEHLVDHMRTSFHSHHEPTCAICKKHCRSLDSLREHLIGPLPKQECRNIFATRGCKFCLAILDSSYSQRLHQERCQFSPVNSGLLARFANLGIRDGSTIIDSGRTRGSGAIALACKYVGGGSDGSLDICAKVCLVDEGENVIFYSYVKPIIPVTNYRYETTGIRPEHIRDAMPMKQVQKKIQEILYNGGEKARILVGHCVEDDLKRLQIGYPSVMIRDTANYPPLMKSSKLCNSLKYLAQVYLGFDLQNGIQDPYEECIVAMRLYKRMRSQVHRKESYPMASDPQNKNNFAIWRENELQRMSPEQMLEISRSDYYCWCMDLRT; encoded by the exons ATGGATCATTCACTTGAGACATCGAG GCACAAGTGTGCAGCTTGTTTTAGGCAATTCAATAAGATAGAGCATTTGGTAGATCATATGAGGACTTCTTTTCACTCACATCATGAACCAACTTGTGCCATTTGCAAGAAACATTGTCGATCTCTTGATTCTCTTAGAGAACATCTCATTG GGCCACTGCCAAAACAAGAATGCAGAAACATCTTTGCTACAAGAGGATGCAAGTTTTGCTTGGCCATCCTTGACAGTTCTTACTCACAAAGACTCCACCAAGAAAGATGCCAATTCTCTCCTGTTAATTCT GGACTTCTTGCTCGTTTCGCCAACTTGGGAATTCGTGATGGTTCAACCATCATCGACAGCGGGAGAACTCGAGGCTCAGGGGCCATCGCGCTCGCTTGCAAATATGTAGGTGGAGGAAGTGATGGGTCGCTGGACATATGTGCTAAGGTTTGCCTTGTTGATGAGGGTGAAAATGTCATCTTCTATAGCTATGTCAAGCCTATAATTCCTGTTACAAATTATAG GTATGAAACAACTGGAATTCGTCCAGAACATATTCGAGATGCAATGCCAATGAAACAAGTTCAAAAGAAAATTCAAGAAATCCTCTACAATGGAGGTGAGAAGGCTAGGATTCTTGTGGGTCATTGCGTCGAAGACGATCTCAAACGCCTACAAATTGGTTACCCATCCGTCATGATAAG GGACACAGCAAACTATCCACCATTGATGAAGTCAAGCAAGCTTTGCAATTCTCTCAAGTATCTAGCTCAAGTGTATCTAGG ATTTGATCTTCAAAATGGTATACAAGATCCTTATGAAGAATGTATTGTTGCTATGAGATTATACAAGAGAATGAGATCACAAGTTCATAGGAAAGAGAGCTATCCAATGGCTTCTGACccacaaaacaaaaataattttgctATTTGGAGGGAAAATGAGCTTCAAAGGATGAGTCCAGAACAAATGTTGGAGATTTCTAGGTCTGATTATTATTGTTGGTGCATGGATTTGAGGACTTGA